Proteins encoded by one window of Salmonirosea aquatica:
- a CDS encoding class I SAM-dependent methyltransferase, with amino-acid sequence MTPHLSESLHATKDAILYDLRDAPATLRGMFLKNWLRYRASVHYVLKALPDPNQKRLLDYGCGHPFMTRILTDLGYTITGYEPYATEAEWQTARWLGVEDRYTTQLQADQAYDLVLMIDVIEHLSVIKPIMIEINQLTAPDGYLVLSTPNVMRIEMWLLFVRRRTGHPQPLRHFLESNDNFTHHQREFTQAELRQTARHFGYKVLLSACQSTRDPKALRDYHALLTGLNETPSPKSTLYNAVVDFLYRWFPNSLANNLFLIGQKPATL; translated from the coding sequence ATGACCCCTCACCTATCGGAATCGCTTCACGCGACCAAAGATGCCATTCTGTACGATTTGCGGGATGCTCCGGCTACCCTCCGGGGTATGTTCCTGAAAAACTGGCTCCGTTATCGGGCTTCGGTACACTATGTATTGAAAGCGCTACCCGACCCGAACCAAAAACGCCTACTAGACTATGGATGCGGACATCCGTTTATGACCCGCATCCTGACCGACCTCGGCTACACGATCACAGGCTACGAGCCTTATGCTACTGAGGCCGAATGGCAGACTGCCCGTTGGCTAGGTGTCGAGGATCGCTATACCACCCAACTGCAAGCCGACCAGGCCTATGATTTGGTATTGATGATCGATGTCATTGAACACCTCTCCGTCATTAAACCCATCATGATCGAGATTAATCAGTTGACCGCGCCGGACGGGTACCTTGTGCTTTCTACGCCCAATGTTATGCGGATTGAAATGTGGCTGCTGTTTGTCCGGCGTCGAACTGGACATCCGCAGCCCCTTCGGCATTTTCTGGAGAGCAACGACAATTTCACGCACCACCAGCGAGAATTCACCCAAGCTGAGCTACGCCAAACGGCGCGGCATTTTGGCTATAAGGTCCTGCTTTCAGCATGCCAGTCCACGCGTGATCCTAAGGCATTGCGCGATTATCACGCCCTATTGACTGGATTGAATGAAACACCTTCGCCTAAATCGACACTATACAATGCGGTAGTTGACTTTCTATACCGATGGTTCCCCAATAGTCTAGCCAATAACCTTTTCCTGATTGGTCAGAAACCAGCGACCCTTTGA